One window of the Sparus aurata chromosome 7, fSpaAur1.1, whole genome shotgun sequence genome contains the following:
- the cdk11b gene encoding cyclin-dependent kinase 11B isoform X8 produces the protein MSTLPVCQNTAAHTSGSGDWTLMGDEKETWKVKTLDEILQEKKRRRELEERTDPKRQKNFSQGLVPQADDREAKRDTPEEGELRDQRMEITIRNSPYTREDSTEDRGEEDESLAIKPPQQIARKDKSHHRKEEKRKDKRRHRSHSAEGAGKHARPKDKEKERESERRKRQWEEDKARRDWERQKRREQARAHSRRERPRLDDPGFFDHRDRLEQLERQRERDLPSHHRMLPDEYDDKPKQSHRSRSPTHVSRDRSEHSEPRKSATSKEEKPEGKDLLADLQDISDSERKTSTAESSIVSGSGSDEEEDDDDDEEDSSSQTEGEEEGEEESGSGSGRSEQSAGKSVISSCHVTQPDGFNTAAYSISEDVSEDEQSDDDFEDERENGNHIPAVPESRFDHDSEESGEDMEEEEEEDEEAGDGDPTPQSQTHSRSPTPEENYIPDSPPISPVELKKELPKYLPALQGCRSVEEFQCLNRIEEGTYGVVYRAKDKKTDEIVALKRLKMEKEKEGFPITSLREINTILKAQHPNIVTVREIVVGSNMDKIYIVMNYVEHDLKSLMETMKQPFLPGEVKTLMIQLLRGVRHLHDNWILHRDLKTSNLLLSHKGILKIGDFGLAREYGSPLKPYTPVVVTLWYRSPELLLGAKEYSTAVDMWSVGCIFGELLTQKPLFPGKSEIDQINKIFKDLGSPSEKIWPGYSELPAVKKMTFTEYPYNNLRKRFGALLSDQGFDLMNKFLTYCPSKRILSDEGLKHEYFRETPLPIDPSMFPTWPAKSEQQRVKRGTSPRPPEGGLGYSHLGDDDLKDTGFHLTTSNQGASAVGPGFSLKF, from the exons ATGTCGACACTTCCTGTGTGCCAAAATACCGCTGCGCATACTTCAG gcagtggaGACTGGACGCTGATGGGGGACGAAAAGGAGACCTGGAAAGTAAAAACTCTTGACGAAATCCTGCAGGAGAAGAAACGTAGAAGAGAATTAGAAGAGAGAACAGACCCCAAGCGCCAGAAAAAT TTCAGCCAGGGCCTTGTTCCACAGGCGGATGATCGGGAAGCCAAACGAGACACTCCGGAGGAAGGCGAACTACGGGATCAAAGGATGGAAATAACAATTCGTAATTCCCCATACACAAGGGAGGATTCAACGGAGGACAG GGGGGAGGAAGATGAATCACTAGCAATCAAGCCTCCACAGCAAATAGCAAGAAAAGACAAATCTCACcacagaaaggaggagaagagaaaagataaaCGACGCCATCGCAGTCACTCTGCCGAAGGAG CAGGGAAACATGCTCGAcccaaagacaaagaaaaagagcgGGAAAGCGAGCGCAGGAAGCGTCAGTGGGAAGAAGACAAAGCCAGGCGAGACTGGGAGAGGCAGAAACGAAGGGAACAGGCCAGAGCTCATTCACGCAGAGAGAG ACCTCGATTGGATGATCCTGGGTTTTTTGACCACAGGGACCGGCTAGAACAACTTGAGCGCCAGCGCGAAAGGGACC TGCCGTCTCACCACCGGATGCTACCTGATGAGTATGatgacaaaccaaaacaaagtcACCGCAGCCGAAGTCCCACCCATGTTTCCCGAGACAGATCTGAACACAGTGAACCACGGAAAAGTGCAA CTTCGAAGGAGGAGAAGCCAGAGGGCAAAGACCTGCTCGCAGACCTCCAGGACATCAGTGACAGCGAAAGGAAGACCAGCACAGCAGAATCGTCCATAG TGTCAGGATCGGGCTCagacgaagaggaggatgatgacgatgacgaaGAGGATTCCAGTAGCCAGACTGAGGGtgaagaagagggggaggaagagtcTGGCTCAGGCTCAGGAAGGTCTGAGCAGAGTGCAGGTAAAAGTGTCATTTCATCGTGTCATGTTACACAACCTGACGGGTTTAACACTGCGGCCTACTCCATTTCAGAGGACGTGAGTGAGGACGAGCAGTCAGACGATGACTTTGAAGACGAGAGGGAAAATGGAAATCACATACCTGCAG TGCCCGAGTCCCGCTTCGATCATGACTCTGAGGAGAGCGGTGAGgacatggaggaagaggaggaggaggatgaagaagcaGGAGACGGTGACCCCACGCCTCAGTCTCAAACTCACTCTCGCTCCCCCACCCCCGAAGAGAACTACATCCCAGACTCCCCCCCGATTTCACCGGTTGAGCTGAAGAAAGAGCTGCCCAAATATCTGCCTGCTTTACAG GGTTGTCGCAGTGTTGAGGAGTTTCAGTGTTTGAACCGAATAGAGGAGGGAACCTACGGTGTGGTGTACAGAGCCAAGGACAAAAAGACAG ATGAAATTGTGGCCTTGAAAAGGTTGAagatggagaaggagaaagagggtTTCCCCATCACGTCTTTAAGAGAAATCAACACGATCCTGAAAGCTCAGCACCCAAACATCGTCACCGTCAGG GAAATCGTTGTTGGAAGTAATATGGACAAGATCTATATTGTGATGAACTATGTAGAACATGACCTGAAGAGTCTGATGGAGACCATGAAGCAGCCTTTCCTGCCAG GTGAAGTAAAGACTCTGATGATTCAGCTGCTCCGAGGTGTCCGACACCTCCACGACAACTGGATCCTGCATCGTGATCTGAAGACGTCCAATCTGCTGCTGAGCCACAAGGGTATCCTCAAG ATTGGTGACTTTGGTTTGGCCCGAGAGTACGGTTCCCCCCTGAAGCCCTACACCCCTGTAGTTGTGACCCTGTGGTACCGGTCACCAGAGCTGCTGCTTGGAGCTAAG gagTACTCCACAGCTGTGGACATGTGGTCGGTGGGCTGCATATTTGGCGAGCTCCTCACCCAGAAACCTCTCTTCCCTGGAAAATCTGAAATTGACCAAATTAACAAGATTTTCAAG GATCTGGGGTCACCGAGCGAGAAGATCTGGCCTGGCTACAGCGAGCTGCCCGCTGTGAAGAAGATGACTTTCACAGAGTATCCCTACAACAACCTGCGAAAGCGCTTTGGAGCACTGCTCTCAGACCAGGGGTTTGACCTCATGAACAA ATTCCTCACCTACTGCCCGAGTAAGAGGATCTTATCAGACGAGGGGCTCAAGCATGAGTACTTTCGCGAGACGCCGCTACCCATCGACCCGTCCATGTTCCCCACCTGGCCGGCCAAGAGCGAGCAGCAGAGGGTGAAGAGAGGCACCAGTCCTCGTCCACCCGAGGGAGGCCTGGGCTACAGTCACCTG GGCGATGACGACCTAAAGGACACAGGCTTCCACCTGACGACCAGCAACCAGGGAGCGTCTGCAGTCGGTCCAGGATTCAGTCTCAAATTCTGA
- the cdk11b gene encoding cyclin-dependent kinase 11B isoform X6 translates to MSTLPVCQNTAAHTSGSGDWTLMGDEKETWKVKTLDEILQEKKRRRELEERTDPKRQKNFSQGLVPQADDREAKRDTPEEGELRDQRMEITIRNSPYTREDSTEDRGEEDESLAIKPPQQIARKDKSHHRKEEKRKDKRRHRSHSAEGAGKHARPKDKEKERESERRKRQWEEDKARRDWERQKRREQARAHSRRERPRLDDPGFFDHRDRLEQLERQRERDRKLREQQKEQRELKDRERRADERRKERDARRDVPSHHRMLPDEYDDKPKQSHRSRSPTHVSRDRSEHSEPRKSATSKEEKPEGKDLLADLQDISDSERKTSTAESSIGSGSDEEEDDDDDEEDSSSQTEGEEEGEEESGSGSGRSEQSAEDVSEDEQSDDDFEDERENGNHIPAGGWTVPESRFDHDSEESGEDMEEEEEEDEEAGDGDPTPQSQTHSRSPTPEENYIPDSPPISPVELKKELPKYLPALQGCRSVEEFQCLNRIEEGTYGVVYRAKDKKTDEIVALKRLKMEKEKEGFPITSLREINTILKAQHPNIVTVREIVVGSNMDKIYIVMNYVEHDLKSLMETMKQPFLPGEVKTLMIQLLRGVRHLHDNWILHRDLKTSNLLLSHKGILKIGDFGLAREYGSPLKPYTPVVVTLWYRSPELLLGAKEYSTAVDMWSVGCIFGELLTQKPLFPGKSEIDQINKIFKDLGSPSEKIWPGYSELPAVKKMTFTEYPYNNLRKRFGALLSDQGFDLMNKFLTYCPSKRILSDEGLKHEYFRETPLPIDPSMFPTWPAKSEQQRVKRGTSPRPPEGGLGYSHLGDDDLKDTGFHLTTSNQGASAVGPGFSLKF, encoded by the exons ATGTCGACACTTCCTGTGTGCCAAAATACCGCTGCGCATACTTCAG gcagtggaGACTGGACGCTGATGGGGGACGAAAAGGAGACCTGGAAAGTAAAAACTCTTGACGAAATCCTGCAGGAGAAGAAACGTAGAAGAGAATTAGAAGAGAGAACAGACCCCAAGCGCCAGAAAAAT TTCAGCCAGGGCCTTGTTCCACAGGCGGATGATCGGGAAGCCAAACGAGACACTCCGGAGGAAGGCGAACTACGGGATCAAAGGATGGAAATAACAATTCGTAATTCCCCATACACAAGGGAGGATTCAACGGAGGACAG GGGGGAGGAAGATGAATCACTAGCAATCAAGCCTCCACAGCAAATAGCAAGAAAAGACAAATCTCACcacagaaaggaggagaagagaaaagataaaCGACGCCATCGCAGTCACTCTGCCGAAGGAG CAGGGAAACATGCTCGAcccaaagacaaagaaaaagagcgGGAAAGCGAGCGCAGGAAGCGTCAGTGGGAAGAAGACAAAGCCAGGCGAGACTGGGAGAGGCAGAAACGAAGGGAACAGGCCAGAGCTCATTCACGCAGAGAGAG ACCTCGATTGGATGATCCTGGGTTTTTTGACCACAGGGACCGGCTAGAACAACTTGAGCGCCAGCGCGAAAGGGACCGTAAGTTGCGTGAACAGCAAAAAGAGCAACGAGAGTTGAAGGATCGAGAGAGGCGCGCTGATGAGCGACGCAAAGAGCGAGATGCTCGGCGAGATG TGCCGTCTCACCACCGGATGCTACCTGATGAGTATGatgacaaaccaaaacaaagtcACCGCAGCCGAAGTCCCACCCATGTTTCCCGAGACAGATCTGAACACAGTGAACCACGGAAAAGTGCAA CTTCGAAGGAGGAGAAGCCAGAGGGCAAAGACCTGCTCGCAGACCTCCAGGACATCAGTGACAGCGAAAGGAAGACCAGCACAGCAGAATCGTCCATAG GATCGGGCTCagacgaagaggaggatgatgacgatgacgaaGAGGATTCCAGTAGCCAGACTGAGGGtgaagaagagggggaggaagagtcTGGCTCAGGCTCAGGAAGGTCTGAGCAGAGTGCAG AGGACGTGAGTGAGGACGAGCAGTCAGACGATGACTTTGAAGACGAGAGGGAAAATGGAAATCACATACCTGCAGGTGGGTGGACAG TGCCCGAGTCCCGCTTCGATCATGACTCTGAGGAGAGCGGTGAGgacatggaggaagaggaggaggaggatgaagaagcaGGAGACGGTGACCCCACGCCTCAGTCTCAAACTCACTCTCGCTCCCCCACCCCCGAAGAGAACTACATCCCAGACTCCCCCCCGATTTCACCGGTTGAGCTGAAGAAAGAGCTGCCCAAATATCTGCCTGCTTTACAG GGTTGTCGCAGTGTTGAGGAGTTTCAGTGTTTGAACCGAATAGAGGAGGGAACCTACGGTGTGGTGTACAGAGCCAAGGACAAAAAGACAG ATGAAATTGTGGCCTTGAAAAGGTTGAagatggagaaggagaaagagggtTTCCCCATCACGTCTTTAAGAGAAATCAACACGATCCTGAAAGCTCAGCACCCAAACATCGTCACCGTCAGG GAAATCGTTGTTGGAAGTAATATGGACAAGATCTATATTGTGATGAACTATGTAGAACATGACCTGAAGAGTCTGATGGAGACCATGAAGCAGCCTTTCCTGCCAG GTGAAGTAAAGACTCTGATGATTCAGCTGCTCCGAGGTGTCCGACACCTCCACGACAACTGGATCCTGCATCGTGATCTGAAGACGTCCAATCTGCTGCTGAGCCACAAGGGTATCCTCAAG ATTGGTGACTTTGGTTTGGCCCGAGAGTACGGTTCCCCCCTGAAGCCCTACACCCCTGTAGTTGTGACCCTGTGGTACCGGTCACCAGAGCTGCTGCTTGGAGCTAAG gagTACTCCACAGCTGTGGACATGTGGTCGGTGGGCTGCATATTTGGCGAGCTCCTCACCCAGAAACCTCTCTTCCCTGGAAAATCTGAAATTGACCAAATTAACAAGATTTTCAAG GATCTGGGGTCACCGAGCGAGAAGATCTGGCCTGGCTACAGCGAGCTGCCCGCTGTGAAGAAGATGACTTTCACAGAGTATCCCTACAACAACCTGCGAAAGCGCTTTGGAGCACTGCTCTCAGACCAGGGGTTTGACCTCATGAACAA ATTCCTCACCTACTGCCCGAGTAAGAGGATCTTATCAGACGAGGGGCTCAAGCATGAGTACTTTCGCGAGACGCCGCTACCCATCGACCCGTCCATGTTCCCCACCTGGCCGGCCAAGAGCGAGCAGCAGAGGGTGAAGAGAGGCACCAGTCCTCGTCCACCCGAGGGAGGCCTGGGCTACAGTCACCTG GGCGATGACGACCTAAAGGACACAGGCTTCCACCTGACGACCAGCAACCAGGGAGCGTCTGCAGTCGGTCCAGGATTCAGTCTCAAATTCTGA
- the cdk11b gene encoding cyclin-dependent kinase 11B isoform X2, with translation MSTLPVCQNTAAHTSGSGDWTLMGDEKETWKVKTLDEILQEKKRRRELEERTDPKRQKNFSQGLVPQADDREAKRDTPEEGELRDQRMEITIRNSPYTREDSTEDRGEEDESLAIKPPQQIARKDKSHHRKEEKRKDKRRHRSHSAEGGKHARPKDKEKERESERRKRQWEEDKARRDWERQKRREQARAHSRRERPRLDDPGFFDHRDRLEQLERQRERDRKLREQQKEQRELKDRERRADERRKERDARRDVPSHHRMLPDEYDDKPKQSHRSRSPTHVSRDRSEHSEPRKSATSKEEKPEGKDLLADLQDISDSERKTSTAESSIVSGSGSDEEEDDDDDEEDSSSQTEGEEEGEEESGSGSGRSEQSAGKSVISSCHVTQPDGFNTAAYSISEDVSEDEQSDDDFEDERENGNHIPAVPESRFDHDSEESGEDMEEEEEEDEEAGDGDPTPQSQTHSRSPTPEENYIPDSPPISPVELKKELPKYLPALQGCRSVEEFQCLNRIEEGTYGVVYRAKDKKTDEIVALKRLKMEKEKEGFPITSLREINTILKAQHPNIVTVREIVVGSNMDKIYIVMNYVEHDLKSLMETMKQPFLPGEVKTLMIQLLRGVRHLHDNWILHRDLKTSNLLLSHKGILKIGDFGLAREYGSPLKPYTPVVVTLWYRSPELLLGAKEYSTAVDMWSVGCIFGELLTQKPLFPGKSEIDQINKIFKDLGSPSEKIWPGYSELPAVKKMTFTEYPYNNLRKRFGALLSDQGFDLMNKFLTYCPSKRILSDEGLKHEYFRETPLPIDPSMFPTWPAKSEQQRVKRGTSPRPPEGGLGYSHLGDDDLKDTGFHLTTSNQGASAVGPGFSLKF, from the exons ATGTCGACACTTCCTGTGTGCCAAAATACCGCTGCGCATACTTCAG gcagtggaGACTGGACGCTGATGGGGGACGAAAAGGAGACCTGGAAAGTAAAAACTCTTGACGAAATCCTGCAGGAGAAGAAACGTAGAAGAGAATTAGAAGAGAGAACAGACCCCAAGCGCCAGAAAAAT TTCAGCCAGGGCCTTGTTCCACAGGCGGATGATCGGGAAGCCAAACGAGACACTCCGGAGGAAGGCGAACTACGGGATCAAAGGATGGAAATAACAATTCGTAATTCCCCATACACAAGGGAGGATTCAACGGAGGACAG GGGGGAGGAAGATGAATCACTAGCAATCAAGCCTCCACAGCAAATAGCAAGAAAAGACAAATCTCACcacagaaaggaggagaagagaaaagataaaCGACGCCATCGCAGTCACTCTGCCGAAGGAG GGAAACATGCTCGAcccaaagacaaagaaaaagagcgGGAAAGCGAGCGCAGGAAGCGTCAGTGGGAAGAAGACAAAGCCAGGCGAGACTGGGAGAGGCAGAAACGAAGGGAACAGGCCAGAGCTCATTCACGCAGAGAGAG ACCTCGATTGGATGATCCTGGGTTTTTTGACCACAGGGACCGGCTAGAACAACTTGAGCGCCAGCGCGAAAGGGACCGTAAGTTGCGTGAACAGCAAAAAGAGCAACGAGAGTTGAAGGATCGAGAGAGGCGCGCTGATGAGCGACGCAAAGAGCGAGATGCTCGGCGAGATG TGCCGTCTCACCACCGGATGCTACCTGATGAGTATGatgacaaaccaaaacaaagtcACCGCAGCCGAAGTCCCACCCATGTTTCCCGAGACAGATCTGAACACAGTGAACCACGGAAAAGTGCAA CTTCGAAGGAGGAGAAGCCAGAGGGCAAAGACCTGCTCGCAGACCTCCAGGACATCAGTGACAGCGAAAGGAAGACCAGCACAGCAGAATCGTCCATAG TGTCAGGATCGGGCTCagacgaagaggaggatgatgacgatgacgaaGAGGATTCCAGTAGCCAGACTGAGGGtgaagaagagggggaggaagagtcTGGCTCAGGCTCAGGAAGGTCTGAGCAGAGTGCAGGTAAAAGTGTCATTTCATCGTGTCATGTTACACAACCTGACGGGTTTAACACTGCGGCCTACTCCATTTCAGAGGACGTGAGTGAGGACGAGCAGTCAGACGATGACTTTGAAGACGAGAGGGAAAATGGAAATCACATACCTGCAG TGCCCGAGTCCCGCTTCGATCATGACTCTGAGGAGAGCGGTGAGgacatggaggaagaggaggaggaggatgaagaagcaGGAGACGGTGACCCCACGCCTCAGTCTCAAACTCACTCTCGCTCCCCCACCCCCGAAGAGAACTACATCCCAGACTCCCCCCCGATTTCACCGGTTGAGCTGAAGAAAGAGCTGCCCAAATATCTGCCTGCTTTACAG GGTTGTCGCAGTGTTGAGGAGTTTCAGTGTTTGAACCGAATAGAGGAGGGAACCTACGGTGTGGTGTACAGAGCCAAGGACAAAAAGACAG ATGAAATTGTGGCCTTGAAAAGGTTGAagatggagaaggagaaagagggtTTCCCCATCACGTCTTTAAGAGAAATCAACACGATCCTGAAAGCTCAGCACCCAAACATCGTCACCGTCAGG GAAATCGTTGTTGGAAGTAATATGGACAAGATCTATATTGTGATGAACTATGTAGAACATGACCTGAAGAGTCTGATGGAGACCATGAAGCAGCCTTTCCTGCCAG GTGAAGTAAAGACTCTGATGATTCAGCTGCTCCGAGGTGTCCGACACCTCCACGACAACTGGATCCTGCATCGTGATCTGAAGACGTCCAATCTGCTGCTGAGCCACAAGGGTATCCTCAAG ATTGGTGACTTTGGTTTGGCCCGAGAGTACGGTTCCCCCCTGAAGCCCTACACCCCTGTAGTTGTGACCCTGTGGTACCGGTCACCAGAGCTGCTGCTTGGAGCTAAG gagTACTCCACAGCTGTGGACATGTGGTCGGTGGGCTGCATATTTGGCGAGCTCCTCACCCAGAAACCTCTCTTCCCTGGAAAATCTGAAATTGACCAAATTAACAAGATTTTCAAG GATCTGGGGTCACCGAGCGAGAAGATCTGGCCTGGCTACAGCGAGCTGCCCGCTGTGAAGAAGATGACTTTCACAGAGTATCCCTACAACAACCTGCGAAAGCGCTTTGGAGCACTGCTCTCAGACCAGGGGTTTGACCTCATGAACAA ATTCCTCACCTACTGCCCGAGTAAGAGGATCTTATCAGACGAGGGGCTCAAGCATGAGTACTTTCGCGAGACGCCGCTACCCATCGACCCGTCCATGTTCCCCACCTGGCCGGCCAAGAGCGAGCAGCAGAGGGTGAAGAGAGGCACCAGTCCTCGTCCACCCGAGGGAGGCCTGGGCTACAGTCACCTG GGCGATGACGACCTAAAGGACACAGGCTTCCACCTGACGACCAGCAACCAGGGAGCGTCTGCAGTCGGTCCAGGATTCAGTCTCAAATTCTGA